A window of Drosophila ananassae strain 14024-0371.13 chromosome Y unlocalized genomic scaffold, ASM1763931v2 tig00000101, whole genome shotgun sequence genomic DNA:
aaaaaaattctggtcgttggaagaagtttcatcttctaaaaagatgttgccgccagaacaagagctatgtgaggaacattatcggaagactacaagaatactgccttcaggtcgatttgaagtgaaacttccatttaagtcggatccaagcgtgtttggctatctcgaatgaattgccggttcctgtcgctcgagagaagattatgtcaagatccgaacttaaagaaaatgtatttggaatttatggagaatacgaatccctaggccatatgtcccctgcaagcaatgacgttcttgcttctccacactacgtcataccccaccagtgtgtcttgcggccgcaaagtacaacgaccaaacttcgagtcgttttcgatgcgtcctgcaagacatccacacaaaagtgtttaaatgagttgttgatggtgggtccaacaattcaggaagagctttactcaactcttcttagatttcggctaaacaaattcgctctggtagccgacataaaaaagatgtatcgtcaagtgatggtaaatgaagcagatcgacgataccagttgatagtgtggagaaaagacccgtctgagtccttgaaattgtgcaagctcaacaccgttacttatggcactgcaccagccccattcctggccataaggtgtttgaagaggttgagtgaatccgcgaaaaatacattccctcgagctgctaaagttattgggtctgacttttacgtcgacgacatgttaacgggtgctggttgcgtggaggagctaaagacaattaagtctgaagtaactcaggttcttcaaaacgctgggtttgaattgagcaagtggttttcaaactcgcctgacacccaataacactttcggactcagagctgacaaaaacattaggaatcgtttgggttcctaaagatgatgtatttaaattcgaaattgatatgtcagtcatgggtcaaagggcgactaagcggaatattctttccgtgacgtcaaagcttttcgaccctcttggcttattaagcccgatccttattaaaggaaagatcctgttacaggaactttggctcaataagctagatggGGATAAGTCCATTCccctgcacttggaaaccgcatggaacaagattcagcttgccttgtcacagttagaagagatctcaataccgagtgttgatgaacggtcactgtaaaactaaaaaactgcattaattaacaattcgatttggaaactgggcacacaataagtttatgtagagaagaagaaggaactAGAAGCGTCGATTGCAAGTTCGGCGTGTgagtttttgctttgctttgttagacagatggcgaaatcaagcgattgagccagcacttatatttcaataaataaagttaatcatcATAGGAAATTTGGTCCTTCAGAGCCAGATTCGTTATTGTTATTGGCTAAAGGGAGTGAGGGGCCGTCTCAAATCCAGCCTCACCAAACTGCAACACACAGCagaaaactcttccgcatcaaTCGGCGTTGACGCCGTGGAGGTACTGCTAGTCAAGCTCGGCAAGGTTTGGAATGATTTCGAACTTGCCGGAGATGATCTGAGCGTGCTTGACGACGTCGAGGGCTGGGTTGATCCTGCGGATGACTACGACGAATATGAGGCGAAGTATATAAAAGCCCGTGCGCTTTTGTTTTCCCTCAAGCGCTCCCAGGAGccgacaacaccaacaacaacgagACATGCAGAAGGAGATTCAATAGCTAACAACGACGCTATTTCTCGCTtagtgcagcaacaacaaaagttTTTCGAACGCCTAGGAGCAACTTCAACACCAACCCAGGCTGACGCCGCGGCGCCAGTAAGGGAGACAGCATTACCGAAAATACACATAAAACCGTTTGGTGGCATTTACAAGGAGTGGCCAGCCTTCAAAGCACTGTACATAGCAAGCAACATCTGGGTAAGATACAAAAGTACCACTATCTAAAATCGTTCCTCGTGGACGAGGCTGCAAGTTTGGTACGCCATTTGCCGATTTCTGAGACGGCATATGACAACGCTTGGGAGCGCCTCAACGAGAGATACGATCGACCACGGCAAATTATTCACAACCTGTTGGACACCTTTATGGAGCTACCATCGACTAACAATGGAGAGGTATCCATATTGCGTAGCATATCAGATGGTGCAAATGAGGTCATCCGTGCATTGGACTCAATTGGCCATATGGACCGAGACTGCTGGGTTATCCATTTATTGCTGAACAAAATCGATCCAGAGTCACGCCGCAAATTCTTCAAGTTCCTGGACGCACGATGTGAAGAATTTGAGCTGTGTCAAAGCGATCCTGTACCGAGACAGGGTGGTAACAACAAGAAGACAAGCAGAGCCATGGTAACTGCTGCGCTGATAAAATGCGTGAATTGTAATGCGGATGGGCATCAACTGTCTAAGTGTCCTCAATTCATTGGTTTGTCTATCGACCAACGCCGTTCTTTTGTAAAGCACAAATCTCTCTGCTTTAACTGTCTCAAACCAGGTCACAGGTCATCAAACTGTAGCTCAAAGTACAACTGTCAGCAGTGTGGCAGCAGAcaccacacactcatacacacgcATGCTATGCAGACCAACGAGGGTCAAATCACATCCACGTCTTCAAGCGATCACAAGGATCCAGATACGACATCGGTGACTGCGAGTCACATGTCACAGGCACTACTCACGCCAACCCTATTGTCACATGGGCAAGTAGGACGAACATGTACTTTGCCAACTGCATTGGTACACATCCGCAACTCTCAAGGCACATACACAAACTGCCGGGTGCTACTCGACACGGGCTCGGAGTTATCATATGTATCGGAACGCTGTATTAAGGCACTGGGCCTTAGTCGGGTTCCTGGCCGGATTCTCATTTCCGGCATTTCTTCAATCAAGGCCGATACCACGAGGGGATTCAGCACACTCACGATCAAGTCTCGAGTTTCTGATCACTCGCTACAAGTAAACGCTCATATTCTAGGAAAAATCACATCTACGCTGGCAAGGGAAAACATTGATGCATCTGCGCTTGAGATCTTCAATGGGATTCCGCTTGCAGACACGGAATTCAACTCGGCATCGCCTATAGGCACCTATTCTGTATGGGCTATTTTAACCGGCAACAGGAAGCTGGATGCACAAGGCAACATAATAGCTATTTCAACAATCTTTGGATGGGTTATCACATCGATTGCGTATCAAAATCCATCAATCACCACGTCATTTTTGTCTACAGTCGATATCCATGCTActctacaaaggttttgggaaatcgaggACTCCCAAATCACCACTCACCATGATCCTGAAAATGTTAAGGTTGAAGAGCATTTTCAAACCACGCACTCACGCGACTCCAAGGGAAGATACACCGTAGAGCTTCCATTCAAGGATGCTGATCCCAAGTACCGGGTGATGTGGCACTCTGACACTCTGCAGGGAGCGACCCAACGCTTTGCTTCAGTTTGAGACACAGATCTGCACTCACGGTATGTACAATTCATGCAAGAGTATATTTCTCTAGGCCACATGCGCCAATTGAACCCTGACGAAATTCTCACCAACGATGGAAGGGTATTCTACATGCCACATCACCCGGTACTTGGAAAGAAACTACGAGTAGTTTTTGACGGTTCATTCCAAGATTCTTCTGGTCAATCTTTAAAAAACACCCTGAACGTTGGGCCGAGCATTCAACGAAACCTGTTCGATGTATGCGTACGCTTTCGCCTACATAAATACGTTTTTTCTGCGGACATCATCAAGATGTTCAGGAAAATTTGGATCAACAAGCATCACCGCAACTATCAACGTATCGTTTGGAGAGAACATCCTTCAGCTCCACTTCTACATTACCAACTCTGCACTGTAACCTATGGCACTGCGTGTGCACCATTTCTGGCTGTACGGGTTCTTGAGCAACTGGCCAGAGACTATCAACATTTGTATCCAACTGCTGCGCGCATTCTTCTTGAAGATTTCTACGTTGACGACGTTTTAACAGGAGCTGACACCGAGGAAAAGCTTCTACAATACAAACAAGAACTAATTCAACTAATGTCATGTGCTCAAATCGAGCTTGGAAAATGGATTTCCAACAGCAACCGCGTTGTCGACCCTGAGACAACAATCACAAACAATACATCATACAGTCCACTCGAAACTATGAACAAGGTTTTAGGAATTCATTGGCAACCGCACACGGACACATTGGCATACAAGGCATCTTTGCCCAGCGAGGGAAAGATTACAAAACGGCAAGTTTTATCAGACGTGTCTCGCATTTTCGACCCACTTGGATTGCTGGCTCCAGTGGttattcaattcaaaatcctgTTCCAAGAACTTTGGGTTCTCAACTTAGACTGGGACAGCCCGCTACCGCTCAGCCTGGAAGATTGGTATCTCAAATGCAAGAACGATATCAACACGCTCAATGAACTTGAGGTTCCACGCTACATTGGCAACTCTACTGACACAATTGAATTGCACGCCTTCTCGGACGCATCTATAAAAGCctacgccgctgccgtttacAGTAGAGTCACTCTCCCTGATGGTAACATACAGGTTACTCTTATTGCTGCAAAGACTCGTGTTGCACCGCTCAAAACACAATCACTTCCACGCCTGGAATTGTGCGGCGCACTGCTACTAAGTCGACTCATCAACTCAGTCAAAGCTGCACTGAAAAACTACAACGTCAATGTTTACGCCTGGTGCGACTCTACCATTGTTTTGGCTTGGCTCTCGCACATACCTGCCAAACTAAAGACTTTCGTCGCAAACCGCACTGCCGAAATCCTCAGCATCATTCCACGAGATCACTGGCAACATGTCAAATCAGATGGCACTCGCAGAAAATCCAACACCGCTACGCTGACATTTGAGGAGATCCATGACGCACGGATCCTGTACCTGCGCCATGCCCAAGACGAATTCCAAGCTGAGTACAAGCGACTCCTCAACCAGCAAGATTTGggaaacaaatcaaaattgCGCACCCTCTCACCGCAAATCGACAAACATGGACTCCTGCGAGTGGGTGGCCGTTTAGGTAACTCCGAACTGCCAGCGGATGTGCAGCATCCAATAATTATGCCCAAATCTCATCGCATAACGAAGCTCATTCTGGAACATGAGCACCGGATTCACTTACATCCTGGAGTATCGGCGTTATTCGTGATCGCACGCCAACGCTACTGGGTGTTTGGCGCACGCAACCTCATTCGAAAGATCACGCATGACTGTCTAAAATGCTTTAGACAACGGCAACACACATCTCACCAATTCATGTCAGATCTGCCGTCTGTCCGGGTTCGGCAGGCATTTCCGTTTGCAAACACTGGCTGCGACTACGCCGGGCCAATCACCCTCAAGGTCCACAAGGGACGAAATCCACGCAAGGAAAAGGGTTACATCTGCCTATTTGTATGCCTAGCCACTTCTGCCTTGCATTTGGAATTGGCTACAGATCTTACAACCGACACATTCTTGGCGGCACTCAGACGATTAATCTCTCGCCACGGGAAATGCTCGCAAATGTATAGCGACAACGGGAGAAACTTCGTCGGGGCAAAAAGGGTATTAAACGAAATGCAAACTCTTCTGAAGTCAGACGAACACAACAACACTGTACTGAAGGCCCTGGCAGACGAAGGAATCAACTGGAATTTTATTCCCCCCCATGCACCACACTGGGGTGGCAAATGGGAATCAGCTGTGCGCTCTGTCAAACTGCATCTTCATAGAGTCATTGGCAAGAACGTCCTCACCTTTGAGAAAATGCACACACTTCTCGCCCAAATAGAAGCTGTGGTCAACTCACGTCCACTATTCTCAACTTCGGACACTGAGGTCAACTATCTGTCGCCAGCACACATTCTCATTGGTCGTCCCTACACGACAGTACCAGAAGGCGATCTATCAAATGTACCAATCAACCGTTTGGATTATTGGCAACAGACTCAAGCTATGCTGCAAGGCTTCTGGAAACAATGGCACATGGAATATCTTACATCACTCCAGCATCGGCCAAAGTGGATGAACAAATCGGTCAACATGGCCAAGGATGACATCGTGCTCCTTAAGGATTCTCACACCCCGCCAGCAGCATGGCCTCTCGGAAGAGTCATCGAAACGTATCCAGGGAAAGATGGAATGGACCGCGCTGTACGACTTAGGACTCCAACTGGAGAAACCACCCGTCCAATTGTGAAGCTCGCCCTATTACCAAATTCTGAAACAGTGTTTCAGGGGAGGCCGGGATGTTGATGAACGGTCActgtaaaactaaaaaactgcattaattaacaattcgatttggaaactgggcacacaataagtttatgtagagaagaagaaggaactAGAAGCGTCGATTGCAAGTTCGGCGTGTgagtttttgctttgctttgttaGACAGATGGCGAAATCAAGCGATTGAGTCAGCtcttatatttcaataaataaagttaatcatcaccgagatttgtgatgagtgagccaatgtcaccaattgaaattcatgccttttctgacgcatcgatgagagcctatggagcctgcgtctatatccgttgcaaatctgcagaaggtagtaaagtctcattgttgacagcaaagtcgaaagtagcaccgctcaagacaaagacgctctcccgtcttgagttatgtgccgctcaccttctcgcggacctctgtcgcaaaataaaacctcttatcaaagcaccgatcgaacgaagtgtatattggtcagattcggaagtttgtcttcattggattcgttcccatccatcgtcgttgtcaacgttcgtatcaaatagagttgctgagattcaagagtggtcagaggatagcacgtggcggcatgtaccaactaaacagaacccggcagatattgtgtcacgAGGTGGatacgtaaaggaaacgatagaatcaatctggtttacaggtccatcgtttttaacggagccggaagataagtggccaacgagccctcggtttgatccgtcaccagagattttgcagatggaagcaaagaaaagtgcggtcggactgactgcaatggtctctacctcatatttgttggatgtgatagaaggattttcctctcacttaatactgctgcgagtgttcgtttacatggtccgctttataaagaaatgtaaaaaattagtagttccttctgataatgtaccttcccctgtcgaatatcgagacgcgtttaataaaattgtccagatagtccaagagcacgagtatcaagaggaaattaaaaatgttagaaaaaatcttgttgttagcccaagcctacagaagctaagtccgtttgtccatgaaacctctcaggctgggcttaccttttcgttgttgcgggtcggggggcgactagctaatgctcctatttcgtacgatgccaagtttccagtattgttgacgaagcgctctcaatttgttcagagctacgtccgatacttgcacgagtcgaattttcatgtgggtccacgagcactagtgagtctcttgcgacagcgcgtttggatagtaaacgcgcaggaagtctgcagtcagatagtgcggtcatgcatacgctgttttaaatgcaagcctcatctgatgactcaaatcatgggagatttacccttagatcgagttcgtgctctccgcccattttccatatgtggcgtggatttctgtggccctattaagacgaccttgaaaattcgtggtaggccaccatacaagtcctacattgccctgtttgtttgtttttcgtctaaagcagtacatttagaagtagtttccgattcaactgattcctttctattggcttttcaaaggttcgttgggcgccgaggatgtccgcagactgtgcactgcgacaacgcgacgaacttcgtcagagcgagtcgccacttcgcggcactgcggcaccagatcgagagcgaagcagacgagctgcggcaatacgcatcaaaaaaaggatgcgtatttgcgttcataccgccgcgggctccgcgtccatgggcggactatgggaggcaggtgtgaagtctgcaaagcacctactcctacgagcggtgggcagcgcaaagttgaccgcagaggagctgcagaccgtcctcgttggagtcgaggccgacctgaactcgaggcccctgggcgccctcagtcaggacccaagcgacggcgaggcgttaactcccgggcacctgttgacaggcgggccgctcatcgccccaccagcaccgcggaccccgaaccagcagggtctaacgtgcttgcggcgatggcggcttgtctcgtcaatcaagcaaatgttctggcagcgttggtcccgggagtacgtcttgggcctacaggcgcggtcgaagtggcagcgggagcaggaggatgtcaggaagggcgatctggttctGGACAACCAGCCACcacagcagtggatcaccgccaaggtcgtcgagactcacgccggcgcggacggaagggtcaaggtcgccgacgtcaggacgagtagaggagcagtatttcggagagcagtccacaagctggcaaggttgccaacagttgaagcctaaggaaggccttcaacggggccggtgtataattaatgtagataattacgtggaattttatgaagtctagtataagttagtttagggcggagcgggagcgcaagtgaagctctcacttgcgctctcccatgaattcgccccgcttcgccgtactagataagctaggcttaagtttttgttgattgaatataatcgacTTTATAacgtttttcgttttcgttcttttttttttgcaatttaatttaattactacagccacctttgtttcctttcgttttcgcgacgagataaaataatctcatttaacaatcttctttaaagatgttacctcgcgtttagtccgcgccacatatGGGGTGCCCCAAGAAAGCCATCATTGACCCTAACTTTTAACACTGTTTATCAAcgacttgtacttatgtatatACGCTGATGACgctaagctttgtcttcagtataaattcactggtgtccagtctagacttcaaccCGATTTGGatatatttcaaaattggtgtttagcaaataacctaaagcttaatgggtTAAATTGTAAACATTTTATTCTCTATGGGatctttctctatgggaacgtcTCTTTAACTATCTCAGATCTATctaaaaaatactatttacTTTCACTAATTTCACTAATTTTCAGGAGCACTAATTTTCACTAATTTTATATACTTACTATATTTGTTGAGCTGCAACTGAAAGAACTGGTAATTCAATTCGATTAAATTCATCAAAGCACCCCCATGATCCAGATTGAGCCAGACCCTTATATATTCGACCCAAGCCACGAAAGTCCATTTGGTCGGAGCAATTAAATACAACTACTAATTTTCCTAATGCGCGACCCATATCCTTAGTTGTTTCAGTTTTTCCAGTTCCAGCGGGGCCAGCAGGTGCCCCGCCCATACACATTCCAACTGCTTGGGCTAAAGTAATGTAACACCGATCTGTTAGTGGAGTGATTGCTAAGCGCTCAGTTACGCCAAGATACTCATTTTGatatataaaattaacatCTGTTATTCCAACTATTACATCATCATTGTCTTCATTGTAATAAAACCGTGCCTGCTTTTGCCACTCAAAATCTCCTGCTGATTTAATACGTTGGGTACACAAATCGTCAAAGATATCTCGTTGATGTACATGAATTGTTACCATAGTCTCAAAGCGAATTCTATCTAGGGACGTTAGGTCCTTTACAGTTAAATCgataaaaaagtttaaaagaactaaaaatttgttatttgtGCGTTTCATTATAGTTTTGTCAGAGCGACATTTACGTAAAGCATATTCGGAATCCTTTGTCCAAAGAAGTTGAACTCCCACTACTCCTGCTTGGCCGCAAAATCCAGCAAATTCCTCAGCAAAATTAAATTCTGGGTCATTTAAACTAACCGACATGCCAGCTAGTATTGTTCGAACAGTATCCTGCATTTCTTTAAGAAGCCGACCAAGCCATATCTCGACACTTCCAATGCATTGAAcattattttcaaatttaaccTTTTCACGGTTCATAGAATTCATTGATTCGATAATATCAATAGTTTTTTCTTGAAAGTCGACGGTGGCTATAGCATCAAATATACTTAAAAGATGGGGCTGTATTGATGTTGGATCAGAAGCCTGTCCAAGTATTTCCAGTAAAACCGGATCTGAAACAAAGAAAAATCGAGGAAAAAGTAGTCTTTTCGATTCTAAATAACCAGTCAAACTTTTTTGACAAGTTTCCAATTGATCTAATAACCATGTAAGTGTGGTAGCTAAAGACTCGTCCCCTGTACAGCATTCAACCGCATTTGGTATTTCGCGAGCACGCATCATAATTTTTACATAACTTTTGTCTATGTTCGTAAAACGTTTGGCTTCCATTGGTAACTGCTTAGATATATCACCACCAACAAAAACGGCTTCTAAATATATCCAAAGGTTTTGCACCATAAGCCACTTTTCCAATATATCTCCAGTATTAACTAGCTTTGATAACCATAATTGAATTTCCTTTTTAAAGGGTGCATTGTATCTATTTGATACAAGAGAGTTCATTATCATCAAACTGTCTTCTAATGATGCTATTATTTCCAAAGTTTCTCCACCTTTAAGAACGAGATCTCCTCTGTTTTTAAATTGACCAAGCTGTAAATTTACTGAGGACCAGtcgaaaataatttgttttagttttgcTTCGATATCCAATTCCTTACTAGCTCCTACACAGATGTCCTCAACatcttctttaaatttaagaatTGGAGCTTCAAGTAGTTTTCCTAGGGTAAATTTAGGATTAGTAGGGTCAAAGTCAGTTTTAAACAGGGCATTTAATCG
This region includes:
- the LOC123258203 gene encoding uncharacterized protein LOC123258203; translation: SQIRYCYWLKGVRGRLKSSLTKLQHTAENSSASIGVDAVEVLLVKLGKVWNDFELAGDDLSVLDDVEGWVDPADDYDEYEAKYIKARALLFSLKRSQEPTTPTTTRHAEGDSIANNDAISRLVQQQQKFFERLGATSTPTQADAAAPIQKYHYLKSFLVDEAASLVRHLPISETAYDNAWERLNERYDRPRQIIHNLLDTFMELPSTNNGEVSILRSISDGANEVIRALDSIGHMDRDCWVIHLLLNKIDPESRRKFFKFLDARCEEFELCQSDPVPRQGGNNKKTSRAMVTAALIKCVNCNADGHQLSKCPQFIGHRSSNCSSKYNCQQCGSRHHTLIHTHAMQTNEGQITSTSSSDHKDPDTTSVTASHMSQALLTPTLLSHGQVGRTCTLPTALVHIRNSQGTYTNCRVLLDTGSELSYVSERCIKALGLSRVPGRILISGISSIKADTTRGFSTLTIKSRVSDHSLQVNAHILGKITSTLARENIDASALEIFNGIPLADTEFNSASPIGTYSVWAILTGNRKLDAQGNIIAISTIFGWVITSIAYQNPSITTSFLSTVDIHATLQRFWEIEDSQITTHHDPENVKVEEHFQTTHSRDSKGRYTVELPFKDADPKYRVMWHSDTLQGATQRFASV
- the LOC123258199 gene encoding uncharacterized protein LOC123258199, giving the protein MRQLNPDEILTNDGRVFYMPHHPVLGKKLRVVFDGSFQDSSGQSLKNTLNVGPSIQRNLFDVCVRFRLHKYVFSADIIKMFRKIWINKHHRNYQRIVWREHPSAPLLHYQLCTVTYGTACAPFLAVRVLEQLARDYQHLYPTAARILLEDFYVDDVLTGADTEEKLLQYKQELIQLMSCAQIELGKWISNSNRVVDPETTITNNTSYSPLETMNKVLGIHWQPHTDTLAYKASLPSEGKITKRQVLSDVSRIFDPLGLLAPVVIQFKILFQELWVLNLDWDSPLPLSLEDWYLKCKNDINTLNELEVPRYIGNSTDTIELHAFSDASIKAYAAAVYSRVTLPDGNIQVTLIAAKTRVAPLKTQSLPRLELCGALLLSRLINSVKAALKNYNVNVYAWCDSTIVLAWLSHIPAKLKTFVANRTAEILSIIPRDHWQHVKSDGTRRKSNTATLTFEEIHDARILYLRHAQDEFQAEYKRLLNQQDLGNKSKLRTLSPQIDKHGLLRVGGRLGNSELPADVQHPIIMPKSHRITKLILEHEHRIHLHPGVSALFVIARQRYWVFGARNLIRKITHDCLKCFRQRQHTSHQFMSDLPSVRVRQAFPFANTGCDYAGPITLKVHKGRNPRKEKGYICLFVCLATSALHLELATDLTTDTFLAALRRLISRHGKCSQMYSDNGRNFVGAKRVLNEMQTLLKSDEHNNTVLKALADEGINWNFIPPHAPHWGGKWESAVRSVKLHLHRVIGKNVLTFEKMHTLLAQIEAVVNSRPLFSTSDTEVNYLSPAHILIGRPYTTVPEGDLSNVPINRLDYWQQTQAMLQGFWKQWHMEYLTSLQHRPKWMNKSVNMAKDDIVLLKDSHTPPAAWPLGRVIETYPGKDGMDRAVRLRTPTGETTRPIVKLALLPNSETVFQGRPGC
- the LOC116655353 gene encoding dynein axonemal heavy chain 5-like, with protein sequence MAPKSQLTLTTDASDDAIGAVLHQIVNEQTQPLGFFSKKFTPTQKKNSTYDRELTAIIRLFCTSSSHWRMDLSLQLITDTYSLFSQFNIYVPQEDYDKVEGLQLMFNKMLENAKKVSDRISEMEEPLLRELNDGIASFVQEFDEFNRDFEANGPMVEGISAKEASDRVFLFQNRFDELWRKYEMYSSGEKLFGLPITDYPLLHQRKREFNYLNRLYSLYIQVLKTISDYYEMPWTEVNIEKISAELADFQLRCRKLPKGMQSWPAFIDLKTKIDDFNETCPLLELMTNKAMKERHWIRLNALFKTDFDPTNPKFTLGKLLEAPILKFKEDVEDICVGASKELDIEAKLKQIIFDWSSVNLQLGQFKNRGDLVLKGGETLEIIASLEDSLMIMNSLVSNRYNAPFKKEIQLWLSKLVNTGDILEKWLMVQNLWIYLEAVFVGGDISKQLPMEAKRFTNIDKSYVKIMMRAREIPNAVECCTGDESLATTLTWLLDQLETCQKSLTGYLESKRLLFPRFFFVSDPVLLEILGQASDPTSIQPHLLSIFDAIATVDFQEKTIDIIESMNSMNREKVKFENNVQCIGSVEIWLGRLLKEMQDTVRTILAGMSVSLNDPEFNFAEEFAGFCGQAGVVGVQLLWTKDSEYALRKCRSDKTIMKRTNNKFLVLLNFFIDLTVKDLTSLDRIRFETMVTIHVHQRDIFDDLCTQRIKSAGDFEWQKQARFYYNEDNDDVIVGITDVNFIYQNEYLGVTERLAITPLTDRCYITLAQAVGMCMGGAPAGPAGTGKTETTKDMGRALGKLVVVFNCSDQMDFRGLGRIYKGLAQSGSWGCFDEFNRIELPVLSVAAQQI